A genome region from Halorussus pelagicus includes the following:
- the tpiA gene encoding triose-phosphate isomerase produces MKVVVNLKAYPCDPVEIATAARDVSEESGVPVAVAPQAAHLERVAETGVETWAQHVSPVEHGSHTGSTLAEAAAEAGATGTMLNHSERRLKLADIDAALAAAERVGLETCICANNPDQIGAVAGLGPDAVAVEPPELIGTGTPVSKADPDIVTDAVAAAEDADDSVAVYCGAGISTGEDLAAAQELGAEGVLLASGVAKADDPEAALKDLVAPL; encoded by the coding sequence ATGAAAGTCGTCGTCAACCTCAAAGCCTACCCCTGTGACCCGGTCGAAATCGCCACCGCCGCCCGCGACGTGAGCGAGGAGTCGGGCGTCCCCGTCGCCGTCGCGCCGCAGGCCGCCCACCTCGAACGCGTCGCCGAGACGGGCGTCGAAACGTGGGCACAGCACGTTAGCCCGGTCGAACACGGCAGTCACACCGGTTCGACGCTCGCGGAGGCCGCCGCCGAGGCAGGCGCGACCGGAACGATGCTCAACCACTCCGAGCGCCGACTCAAACTCGCAGATATCGACGCCGCGCTCGCGGCGGCCGAGCGCGTCGGACTGGAGACCTGTATCTGCGCGAACAACCCCGACCAAATCGGGGCCGTGGCCGGTCTCGGCCCGGACGCCGTGGCGGTCGAACCGCCGGAACTCATCGGCACCGGCACGCCGGTCAGCAAGGCCGACCCCGACATCGTGACCGACGCCGTCGCGGCCGCCGAGGACGCAGACGACTCGGTGGCGGTCTACTGCGGCGCGGGCATCTCGACGGGTGAGGACCTGGCCGCGGCCCAAGAGTTGGGCGCGGAGGGTGTCTTGCTGGCCAGCGGCGTGGCGAAGGCCGACGACCCCGAGGCCGCGCTCAAAGACTTAGTTGCACCGCTGTAG
- the dinB gene encoding DNA polymerase IV, whose product MTERGSRLPGTPDEEGGDPIVLHVDMDCFYAACERRREPKLEGEPVVVGMGYEEGESHGAVATASYEAREYGVDSAQAISSALERLPRKAEEGEQADDAGYYRPVDMDHYESVSAEVKEILHESADVVREVSIDEAYLDVSDRTAWEVAEGFARHVKHRIDREVGVTASVGVAPNMSAAKIASDHDKPDGLVVVSPGEVREFLAPLDVAELHGVGPVTARELTEMGIETAADLAAADRAQLETRFGERGAEMHRRARGEDQREVTPTGRPKSLSRESAFTEATDDGERTRDRIGTLAEAVADRASRQGAMYRTIGIKAVTPPFDVNTRAKSLPGPVDEPELVEEVALDLFEEFDGVEVRKVGVRVSNLSFADGEQASLGDGWQSSASDDGAERSDGQRSLGRQWDDDSESDDNSGVERDGATAETDPDGQLSLGREWNESDGDTKVATSHDDTEQSGAHDGESATDDEASAESDESDPDGQVSLGDFE is encoded by the coding sequence GTGACTGAACGCGGGTCGCGCCTGCCGGGGACGCCCGACGAGGAGGGCGGCGACCCCATCGTCCTCCACGTCGATATGGACTGTTTCTACGCGGCCTGCGAGCGCCGCCGAGAGCCGAAGTTGGAGGGCGAACCCGTCGTCGTCGGGATGGGCTACGAGGAGGGCGAGAGCCACGGCGCGGTCGCCACCGCGAGTTACGAGGCCCGCGAGTACGGCGTCGATAGCGCCCAAGCCATCTCCTCGGCTCTCGAACGACTGCCGCGTAAGGCCGAAGAAGGAGAGCAAGCCGACGACGCGGGCTACTACCGACCGGTGGACATGGACCACTACGAGTCGGTCAGCGCGGAGGTCAAGGAAATCCTCCACGAGTCGGCCGACGTGGTCCGAGAGGTCAGCATCGACGAGGCGTACCTCGACGTGTCCGACCGGACCGCGTGGGAGGTCGCCGAGGGGTTCGCGCGCCACGTCAAACACCGCATCGACCGCGAGGTCGGCGTAACCGCCAGCGTCGGCGTCGCGCCGAACATGTCCGCCGCGAAGATAGCCAGCGACCACGACAAGCCCGACGGTCTCGTAGTCGTTTCCCCCGGCGAGGTCCGGGAGTTTCTGGCACCGCTCGACGTGGCCGAGTTGCACGGCGTCGGCCCGGTCACGGCCCGCGAGTTGACGGAGATGGGCATCGAGACGGCGGCGGACCTCGCGGCGGCCGACCGAGCGCAACTGGAGACCAGATTCGGTGAGCGCGGTGCGGAGATGCACCGCCGCGCGCGCGGCGAGGACCAGCGCGAGGTCACGCCCACAGGGCGACCCAAAAGCCTCTCGCGGGAGTCGGCGTTCACCGAGGCGACCGACGACGGCGAGCGAACGCGCGACCGGATTGGGACCTTGGCGGAGGCGGTGGCCGACCGCGCCTCCCGGCAGGGCGCGATGTACCGAACCATCGGCATCAAGGCCGTGACGCCGCCCTTCGACGTGAACACCCGCGCGAAGTCCCTGCCCGGCCCGGTGGACGAACCGGAACTGGTCGAAGAGGTCGCGCTCGACCTCTTCGAGGAGTTCGACGGCGTCGAGGTCCGGAAGGTCGGCGTGCGCGTCTCGAACCTCTCGTTCGCCGACGGCGAGCAGGCGAGTCTTGGCGACGGCTGGCAGTCAAGCGCGAGCGACGACGGGGCGGAGCGTTCGGACGGCCAACGTTCGCTCGGCCGCCAGTGGGACGACGATTCCGAGTCGGACGACAACTCCGGCGTCGAACGCGACGGAGCGACGGCGGAGACCGACCCGGACGGGCAACTCTCGCTCGGCCGCGAGTGGAACGAGTCGGACGGCGACACGAAGGTAGCGACGAGCCACGACGACACAGAGCAGTCGGGGGCGCACGACGGGGAAAGCGCGACGGACGACGAGGCGAGCGCGGAAAGCGACGAGTCGGACCCCGACGGACAGGTCTCGCTGGGCGACTTCGAGTGA
- a CDS encoding TIGR02391 family protein, with amino-acid sequence MELSERLNREKYQSGEWAGENVARVDIGYDEGGAYLLTQGRYKKESYHGGIKSKRESTIFIYSDGINWLQEFEQVLIEARNNDTNASINKHIQDLNGQFRQKDSETELDKIIVDINSSGVHLLAFQDGDLLGTRLIPRTERLEDGEEKGNDHLKTLQSLVSQVIDSYKENHKNNSSEEVQLPFKHIDEELKARCSPSFESGQYADAAETAIQIVEERVDELTGEEFTDQYGKALMEHAFSPNNGPLTLGESDNEQTGVMLLFSGSIQGLFNPLKHRKQNPDKNRYLDNIDQRQSQNIIFLSDLLLQLIKEGVNKD; translated from the coding sequence ATGGAACTAAGCGAGCGCTTAAATAGAGAGAAGTATCAAAGCGGGGAGTGGGCTGGCGAGAATGTTGCTCGTGTGGACATCGGTTATGATGAAGGAGGTGCCTATCTCCTCACGCAAGGACGGTATAAAAAAGAATCATACCATGGAGGCATAAAATCGAAACGTGAGAGCACTATATTCATTTATTCAGACGGTATTAATTGGCTTCAAGAATTTGAACAAGTATTGATTGAGGCGAGAAATAATGACACAAATGCATCAATAAATAAACACATACAGGATCTGAACGGACAATTCCGTCAAAAAGATAGCGAAACAGAATTGGATAAAATTATAGTTGATATAAATTCAAGTGGCGTTCATTTATTAGCTTTTCAAGACGGTGACCTCTTAGGTACACGGCTTATTCCACGAACTGAGCGACTTGAGGATGGTGAGGAGAAGGGAAATGACCATCTTAAAACACTTCAAAGCCTTGTTTCTCAGGTCATCGATTCATATAAAGAAAATCACAAAAACAACTCTTCAGAAGAAGTGCAACTACCATTCAAACATATTGACGAAGAATTGAAGGCACGATGTTCTCCTTCTTTTGAAAGTGGCCAGTATGCTGATGCCGCAGAAACAGCGATACAAATCGTTGAGGAACGTGTGGATGAACTTACAGGCGAAGAGTTCACCGATCAGTATGGGAAGGCATTGATGGAACATGCATTCTCTCCGAATAATGGACCACTCACGTTGGGAGAGAGCGATAATGAACAGACAGGAGTTATGCTCCTATTCAGTGGCTCCATACAAGGCTTGTTTAACCCTCTCAAGCACCGGAAGCAGAATCCGGATAAGAATAGGTATTTAGATAATATAGATCAGCGACAATCTCAAAACATCATATTTCTTTCAGACTTGCTACTACAGCTGATAAAAGAGGGGGTGAATAAGGACTAA
- a CDS encoding helicase HerA domain-containing protein, with amino-acid sequence MSQETIDVAEVSAGKGGEDGDPGDPVELPVVEVLTGRAFITGKSGSGKSNTMSVVAEKLLDGGYPVMLVDTDGEYYGLKEEYELLHAGADEECDIQVNPEHAERLASLALEDNVPIILDVSGYLNEEDGKELLKAVAQQLFAKEKKLKKPFLMVVEEVHEYIPEGGGMDECGRMLIKIGKRGRKHGLGIAGISQRPADVKKDFITQCDWLVWHRLTWNNDTNVVGRILGTDYADAIEDMGDGEAFMTTDWSEETRRVKFHRKQTFDAGATPGLDDFERPDLKSVSDDLVSDLRQISEEESQREDRIEELQQELREKESHIEDLERRLEEAREMEEVADKFAKAMLDTSRNQRANPYVETSGGTIERPRAPRGQQTGGRDPQATGRDQQADLGGFEQDDAADGEESVETDSDSGASEDPERDDEAANRNPTDAIREELDALEPVERGMLAHYLRQGPATPTDAHVVAGGPEDRELAYNHNRTLRQRGFVQHAGSGEYVAALPSLLAALTDGEMDDDTRTEALEAVAEELPDVE; translated from the coding sequence ATGTCCCAAGAGACCATCGACGTGGCTGAGGTGAGCGCCGGGAAAGGGGGCGAGGACGGCGACCCCGGCGACCCCGTCGAGTTGCCGGTCGTGGAGGTACTGACCGGCCGGGCGTTCATCACCGGAAAAAGCGGCTCCGGGAAGTCGAACACGATGAGCGTCGTCGCCGAGAAGCTCTTAGACGGCGGATATCCGGTAATGCTTGTGGACACAGATGGTGAATACTACGGTCTCAAAGAAGAGTACGAACTTTTACACGCCGGGGCCGACGAGGAGTGCGACATTCAGGTCAACCCCGAACACGCGGAGCGACTGGCGTCGCTGGCGCTGGAGGACAACGTCCCCATCATCCTCGACGTGTCGGGCTATCTGAACGAAGAGGACGGCAAGGAACTGCTGAAAGCGGTCGCCCAACAGTTGTTCGCCAAGGAAAAGAAGCTCAAGAAGCCGTTCCTGATGGTCGTCGAGGAAGTCCACGAGTACATTCCCGAGGGCGGCGGGATGGACGAGTGTGGCCGGATGCTCATCAAAATCGGCAAGCGCGGGCGCAAGCACGGTCTCGGCATCGCGGGTATCAGCCAGCGCCCCGCCGACGTGAAGAAGGACTTTATCACGCAGTGCGACTGGCTCGTGTGGCATCGACTGACGTGGAACAACGACACCAACGTCGTCGGCCGAATCCTCGGCACCGACTACGCCGACGCCATCGAGGACATGGGCGACGGCGAGGCGTTCATGACGACTGACTGGTCCGAGGAGACCCGCCGGGTGAAGTTCCACCGCAAGCAGACGTTCGACGCCGGGGCGACGCCCGGACTCGACGACTTCGAGCGCCCGGACCTCAAGTCGGTCAGCGACGACCTCGTGAGCGACCTCCGCCAGATTAGCGAGGAGGAAAGCCAGCGCGAGGACCGCATCGAGGAACTTCAACAGGAACTCCGCGAGAAGGAAAGCCACATCGAGGACCTCGAACGCCGACTAGAGGAGGCCCGCGAGATGGAAGAGGTCGCCGACAAGTTCGCCAAGGCGATGCTCGACACCTCGCGGAACCAGCGCGCGAACCCCTACGTCGAGACCAGCGGCGGGACGATAGAGCGCCCACGCGCCCCGCGAGGGCAACAAACTGGCGGGCGGGACCCGCAAGCCACCGGACGAGACCAGCAGGCGGACCTCGGCGGGTTCGAGCAGGACGATGCGGCGGACGGCGAGGAATCGGTCGAGACCGACAGCGACTCCGGAGCAAGCGAGGACCCCGAGCGCGACGACGAGGCGGCCAACCGGAACCCCACTGACGCCATTCGGGAGGAACTGGACGCCCTCGAACCGGTCGAGCGCGGAATGTTGGCCCACTACCTCCGGCAGGGTCCCGCGACGCCGACCGACGCCCACGTCGTCGCTGGCGGTCCCGAGGACCGCGAACTCGCGTACAACCACAACCGGACGCTGCGCCAGCGCGGATTCGTCCAACACGCCGGGAGCGGCGAGTACGTCGCGGCTCTGCCGAGTCTGCTCGCGGCGCTGACCGACGGCGAGATGGACGACGACACCCGGACCGAGGCGCTAGAAGCGGTGGCCGAGGAGTTGCCGGACGTGGAGTAA
- a CDS encoding PQQ-dependent sugar dehydrogenase: MSSNNSTTDENHETDNNGGQVRDRSSRRTFLKATAATGTAVGLGPVVTAGQERQEYRFGGEVAGWQGRSPSQIGGTTNPTLELSEGEEYAFTWQNVDGLPHNVAILNGEGEAIERTEIISERGATQTLQFTATTDMAEYVCDVHPASMRGTIQFEGAATTTAAEETERFMPVGPGVGVERIADGFVSPVGLEVPPGDDDRQFILDQVGQIYVHGPDGLQDEPFIDIADRMVDVGGREGSDFDERGLLGVTFHPDFQNNRRFFVRYSAPLGEPPFLSSADWSDVPDLQEYDHMEVLSEFQASEDLSSGTPNSERRVLEMPSPQFNHNAGDLAFGPDGYLYVPTGDGGGADDVGLGHVEDWYDRNEGGNGQDVTENLMGGVLRIDVDRLQGDLPYAIPDDNPFAEGGEFADYDGLPEQHSWGFRNPWRASFDDDGNFLVASNGQNLFEQVDIAQLGGNHGWNVKEATRCFSTENPNEPPEQCPNSTPDDVRGGEQFIDPVIEYPHTYEGRGVGVSVIGGYMYTNDAIEGVQDKYVFGDYSRTGADPAGRIFAATPSENEDELWSLEEIQVANSPNGKLNRFILAFGQDNQGRLYVLGNGSGTITGETGEVYRIVPAGEGEQLETTEEETTTEGGN; encoded by the coding sequence ATGTCGAGTAATAACTCAACCACCGACGAGAACCACGAGACCGACAACAACGGGGGACAGGTACGCGACCGCTCCTCACGACGGACGTTCCTGAAGGCGACGGCGGCCACCGGTACCGCCGTCGGTCTCGGGCCGGTCGTCACAGCGGGACAGGAGCGACAGGAGTACCGATTCGGCGGGGAGGTCGCTGGCTGGCAGGGTCGCTCGCCGTCCCAAATCGGGGGGACGACGAACCCGACGCTCGAACTGTCCGAGGGCGAAGAGTACGCGTTTACCTGGCAGAACGTCGATGGGTTGCCCCACAACGTCGCCATCCTCAACGGCGAGGGCGAGGCTATCGAGCGCACCGAAATCATCTCCGAGCGGGGCGCGACCCAGACCTTGCAGTTCACCGCGACCACGGATATGGCCGAGTACGTCTGTGACGTTCACCCGGCGTCGATGCGCGGAACCATTCAGTTCGAGGGGGCCGCGACGACCACCGCGGCCGAGGAGACCGAGCGATTCATGCCCGTCGGTCCGGGCGTCGGCGTCGAGCGAATCGCCGACGGGTTCGTCTCCCCGGTCGGACTCGAAGTTCCGCCGGGCGACGACGACCGGCAGTTCATCCTCGACCAAGTCGGCCAAATATACGTCCACGGACCCGACGGCTTACAGGACGAACCGTTCATCGACATCGCCGACCGGATGGTAGACGTTGGCGGCCGTGAGGGGAGTGACTTCGACGAGCGGGGACTGCTCGGCGTGACGTTCCATCCCGACTTCCAGAACAACCGGCGGTTTTTCGTCCGATACAGCGCGCCCCTCGGGGAACCACCGTTCCTGAGTAGCGCCGACTGGAGCGACGTACCGGACCTACAGGAGTACGACCACATGGAGGTGCTGTCGGAGTTTCAGGCGAGCGAGGACCTGAGTAGCGGCACCCCCAACTCCGAGCGCAGGGTTCTGGAGATGCCGTCCCCGCAGTTCAACCACAACGCGGGCGACCTCGCGTTCGGCCCGGACGGGTACCTCTACGTGCCGACCGGCGACGGCGGCGGTGCCGACGACGTTGGACTCGGCCACGTCGAGGACTGGTACGACCGCAACGAGGGCGGCAACGGACAGGACGTGACCGAGAACCTGATGGGCGGTGTCCTGCGTATCGACGTAGACCGCCTCCAAGGCGACCTGCCCTACGCGATTCCGGACGACAACCCCTTCGCGGAGGGCGGCGAGTTCGCGGATTACGACGGACTCCCCGAGCAGCACTCGTGGGGCTTCCGGAACCCGTGGCGGGCGTCGTTCGACGACGACGGCAACTTCCTCGTCGCGTCGAACGGCCAGAACCTCTTCGAGCAGGTGGACATCGCACAGTTGGGCGGCAACCACGGCTGGAACGTCAAGGAGGCGACCCGCTGTTTCAGCACGGAGAATCCCAACGAACCGCCCGAGCAGTGCCCGAACAGCACCCCCGACGACGTGCGCGGCGGCGAACAGTTCATCGACCCCGTCATCGAGTACCCCCACACCTACGAGGGCCGGGGCGTCGGAGTCTCGGTTATCGGCGGGTATATGTACACGAATGACGCCATCGAGGGGGTTCAGGACAAGTACGTCTTCGGCGACTACAGTCGGACCGGGGCCGACCCTGCGGGGCGCATCTTCGCGGCGACGCCCTCCGAGAACGAGGACGAACTCTGGTCGCTGGAGGAGATACAGGTCGCCAACTCACCGAACGGGAAACTGAACCGATTCATCCTCGCGTTCGGACAGGACAATCAGGGCCGACTCTACGTCCTCGGCAACGGCTCCGGGACCATCACCGGCGAGACCGGCGAGGTGTACCGCATCGTCCCGGCGGGCGAGGGCGAGCAGTTGGAGACCACCGAGGAGGAAACGACGACGGAAGGAGGAAACTGA
- a CDS encoding dolichyl-phosphate hexose transferase, translating to MNTDVSGSANSAGADGPTDEYTFDDVSIVMGTYNEEAAIGTVLDDIERVTDGRAEVVCVDGSSDRTAEIARERGAQVIEQRPQGYGVAVREAVLTPDRPVVVTTDCDDTYPMEQLPEFLDWINRGYDVVSGDRLYWGAEAMPDLNRWGNHAFAALASVLMGERVHDTTTGMRAYRRHVVEDIRWTENTGLSAELLIRPLMRGYDVREIPIEYDERAGETKLDPFAGGAAIVKSIIKVCLAEQ from the coding sequence ATGAATACGGACGTATCCGGGTCGGCGAATTCCGCTGGCGCGGACGGGCCGACCGACGAGTACACGTTTGACGACGTAAGCATCGTGATGGGCACGTACAACGAGGAGGCGGCCATCGGGACGGTACTCGACGACATCGAGCGCGTGACCGACGGGCGGGCAGAGGTCGTCTGCGTGGACGGGTCGTCGGACCGAACGGCCGAAATCGCCCGCGAGCGCGGCGCGCAGGTCATCGAACAGCGACCGCAGGGCTACGGCGTCGCGGTGCGCGAGGCGGTCCTGACTCCTGACCGGCCGGTGGTTGTGACGACCGACTGTGACGACACCTACCCGATGGAGCAACTGCCGGAGTTCCTCGACTGGATAAACCGAGGCTACGACGTGGTGAGCGGCGACCGACTCTACTGGGGTGCCGAGGCGATGCCCGACCTCAATCGGTGGGGCAACCACGCGTTCGCCGCGCTGGCGAGTGTCCTGATGGGCGAGCGCGTCCACGACACGACGACCGGGATGCGGGCGTACCGCCGTCACGTCGTCGAGGACATCCGGTGGACCGAGAACACGGGTCTCTCGGCGGAACTGCTGATTCGCCCGCTGATGCGGGGCTACGACGTGCGCGAGATTCCCATCGAGTACGACGAGCGCGCGGGCGAGACGAAGTTAGACCCCTTCGCGGGCGGCGCAGCCATCGTCAAATCCATCATCAAGGTCTGTCTGGCCGAACAGTAG